The genome window GCACCCGAACTTTTCGGGGCAACTGGAAGGCCTGTACTTTTGCGGGGGCTCGGTGCATCCGGGCGGCGGCATCCCGCTGTGTTTACTCTCGGCCCGTATTGTCTCTGACTTAATTAACAATTAAAAATGGCGAGGTAAGAAGTGATATGCGGCCCGTATCCTATGGCTGAAAGCGCAGTTCGGAGCCTTGACCTTCTACATCCCAGTTTTTAATTCCTTCCCCTCATGACTGACCCCACGCAACAACTTCCCGCCGCAACCCTGGTCACTGCCGATGCGCACCGGCGGCGCCTGCGCTGGGCCCAGGGCGTGTTGCTGCTCTTCCACGTCACCGGATTCATTGGGTTGGCGTTTTCCCAAGACCCCAGCTTCTACCTGCAATTTGTTCCCCTGAACCTGCTGCTGACTGTGGGCCTGCTGCTGGCTTTCCAGCCCCGCCGCACGCCGGCTTTCTGGAGCTTCTGCGTGGTAACCATGCTGGTGGGCTTCTTTGTAGAGGTAGTAGGCGTGCGTACGGGCCTGCTATTCGGGCAGTACACCTATGGTGCTACTCTGGGGGTGAAGTGGCTAAACGTGCCGCTGATGATTGGCGTTAACTGGCTGATGCTCACGTATTCGGCCGGTATTTTGGCCCGCTACCTGCCCATTCCCGATTTTCTGCGGGCGGTGGTGGCGGCCCTGCTACTAGTAGGCCTGGATGTGTGCCTGGAGCCAGTAGCCGTGCGGTACGACTTCTGGCGCTGGCAGTACGACGTTATTCCGCTGCTCAACTTCAAGGGTTGGTTTGCCGTCAGCCTGATTTTGCAGGTATACTTTAACCGGGTCGATTTTGTCAAGCGTAATCCGCTGGTTCCTTTCGTGTATCTGCTTCAGCTGCTATTTTTTTTCGGCTTGGGCATGCTATTTTAGGCGCCTACCGCGTTGGAGGGCCGCTGGGCAGTGCGGATAGAATTCATCCCTTATTTTCTTGCCCTTCAGATGGAGGAAATTGTACTCTCTAAACTTCTCGACCGCGCTCTGGCGCTGCTCCACGAAGTAGGGGTAGGTATTTTGCACGAGGAGCAGCTGGCTGCTGCCCTCGATGTTAGCCCCGCTACATTCCGGGAACTGTTTGGCTCCAAAGCCGGACTCGTATGCCAAGCCATTCAGCACAACTTTGCCCGGCAGCGGGCAGAGCACGAGCAGCTATTAGCCAACCTGGCTACTCCCGTGGAGCGTTTGCTGGCCTTATTGCATCATAGCCTCCAGGAAATGCGCCGCTCCCCGCACTACGACTATCATGTGCTGCGCGAGGAGTATCCGGAAGCATGGACCCTAATGCAGAGCTACTTGACGGAGTACGTCGCGCCGCTGCTGGTGCAGCTGTTGCAGGCCGGCATTCAGGAAGGACAGTTCCGGGCGGAGTTGAATGCCCGCCTCATCACTCACCTGCTGCTGGCCCAGTTCAATCTGCTGGTAAATGAGCAGTTCTTCCCCCCCGACTACACCAACCTTGCTGAGGTGTACCGCAACCTGTTCTTTCCCTACGTGCGCGGCCTCTGCACCGATGCCGGCGCCCGCCTGGTCCGCCACCAGTTCGCCCGAGTATAGCGGTGAGATAGGGAATGAGTGACTAAGTGAGGCAGTGCTAGGGCGCGGAGGCTGAGCGACACTAATATTCCTCATCCTGAAGCATGACATGGCAAGCAGCGCGATGCCATCCTTCCTGACCAATTTGCTACCCTTCAGAATGTAACAAGCCCTTGACGTATGATAGCGCCAAGGGCTTGTCACGTTTCTAGGTTTTAAGGCAAATGAGAGGAATGGGGTCGGTGCCTTCGCCAGGACGGCACTACTTCACCTAGTCACTCACTTACCATCTCACTGTATCCATTTAGCTAATGGACACGCGCACTTTGGCGGTGTATTCGCGCAGGGCGGTTTTGAATTCGGTGCCGTGGTCTTGCATGTGGTTGAGGATGAAGATGGCGGCAAACACGTGGGTAAGCTGCTCGCCTTCATCTTCCCCTTCTACCTCAAAAGCGGGGGTTTGCTCTTCCAGCAGGGCTTGCTCTGCGGCAACTAGGCTTTGCAGCGTCTGAGTTTCCACCAGGCGCTTGATTATGGGCATTTTCATGACGCAGCGGACCTAGTTGAGGCGGGAAATCAGGCTGGCTACGGCCTCTTCCTTGCTGGCGGCTACGGTTTCCAGCAGCTCTCCATTGCGGAACACGGCAAAGAAGGGCAGGTTGGTGACGCTGGCCAGCTTGCGGGCTTCAGGGCTGGTTTCGGCGTTTACGTCCAGGAAAGCAATGTCCTGGTTTTGCTCAGCCTCCGAGAGGCGCTTGAACTTGGGCGAAAACAGGCGGCAGTTACCGCACCAGTCGGCGTAGTATTTCACCACTACTTTCTCGTTATCCTGCAGTAGTTGTTGGAAATCAGCGTCGGTGGCTTTCGTTACGGGCATTATCTGAAATATTGGTTGACAAAACGGAATCAGCAGATAAGAATGGTTCTTATCTGCTGGCAAAGGTAAAGCCCGAATTCGATAAAAAAGTTTAGGATCTACTACCTCCCGCCGGACGCGGTTGCATCTACTCCCGCCGAACGCGGCTGCGAAGCCCCGGCTCATCAGCCACTACACAAAGCCGGCAAGAGCCGGTGAACTGATTGATAACCCAGGCGGCAACCGGTTACTAGGTTGCGTGAACAGTCAGCGCTTCTGCTACCCTGTATAAGACCGTCATGCAGAGACGCCATTCGTTTAGTTGTCTAGTGGCCAAACACTTGAGGCTGCCGCAACTCAGCAGGCTAGCATTCTGGTGCTAGGCTACCGGGAACCAAGGCCCAGCAACTTCGTTAGGAATCTACCCCTTACGTGTTCTTTTCCGCTTCCGCATGCAGTCCATTCTCTTCTTCGGCGACTCGCTCACGGCCGGTTACCAACTCCGCGCCAGCGAGTCGTTTCCTTCCCGCATTCAGGAAAAAATTGACGCCCTGCACTTGCCTTATAAAGCTTACAACTACGGCGTCAGCGGCGAAAC of Hymenobacter sublimis contains these proteins:
- a CDS encoding carotenoid biosynthesis protein, giving the protein MTDPTQQLPAATLVTADAHRRRLRWAQGVLLLFHVTGFIGLAFSQDPSFYLQFVPLNLLLTVGLLLAFQPRRTPAFWSFCVVTMLVGFFVEVVGVRTGLLFGQYTYGATLGVKWLNVPLMIGVNWLMLTYSAGILARYLPIPDFLRAVVAALLLVGLDVCLEPVAVRYDFWRWQYDVIPLLNFKGWFAVSLILQVYFNRVDFVKRNPLVPFVYLLQLLFFFGLGMLF
- a CDS encoding TetR/AcrR family transcriptional regulator gives rise to the protein MEEIVLSKLLDRALALLHEVGVGILHEEQLAAALDVSPATFRELFGSKAGLVCQAIQHNFARQRAEHEQLLANLATPVERLLALLHHSLQEMRRSPHYDYHVLREEYPEAWTLMQSYLTEYVAPLLVQLLQAGIQEGQFRAELNARLITHLLLAQFNLLVNEQFFPPDYTNLAEVYRNLFFPYVRGLCTDAGARLVRHQFARV
- a CDS encoding DUF6952 family protein, with the translated sequence MKMPIIKRLVETQTLQSLVAAEQALLEEQTPAFEVEGEDEGEQLTHVFAAIFILNHMQDHGTEFKTALREYTAKVRVSIS
- a CDS encoding thioredoxin family protein, coding for MPVTKATDADFQQLLQDNEKVVVKYYADWCGNCRLFSPKFKRLSEAEQNQDIAFLDVNAETSPEARKLASVTNLPFFAVFRNGELLETVAASKEEAVASLISRLN